Sequence from the bacterium genome:
CCGGGGCTTAAGCTCCAGATAACCACCTCTCAAGACGCTGCTTCTACTAGAAGATGATAAATTTGGATCGGGGCGTCCCCGGTCGGCAAGGGGTCCCGCAAGGGACTTTTTGTTATTATGGGAATACTTTGTATCCATATCCATCAACCTTTCCGTTGTTGGAAATGGCTACTTCTGATACCCATATACTACATACCAAATACAAGATACTCCGTGCGCTGGACAAAATTCTTATTATCGTTTAATCTGCTTAAGTCAATTAAAGTAATCATTTCTCACCCATATGGCACATAAAAAAGCTGGAGGTTCAACCGCGCTGGGTCGCGATTCGCAAGGGCAACGCCTTGGCGTTAAAATTTATGGCGGTTCCAAGGTTACAGCCGGGGCGATTATTGTTCGTCAACGCGGATCAGGCTATCGCGCCGGTACCAATGTAAAAATCGGCAAAGACGATACGCTTTATGCGCGCGTAGCCGGAATTGTGAAGTTTCAACAAAAGAAATTGCGGTCATTCCACGGCAAGACTATCATTCGAAGTCTAGTACACGTGTTGAGCAAATAATCTCAACTAAAGGACAGCCATTGGGCTGTTTTTTAGCAAATACACGACGGAATCCCTCCCCGCCTCCCTTTGAACAAAGGGAGGAATCGCGACGTTTCCCTCCTTTGTTCAAAATTGCACACGCCTCGGCGGTGTTGCCCTGATGGGCTAAAGGGCGGGGGTGGATTATTCGAAAATAATATATTAACTTCTATCTTTGATGGCCGCTTTAATAAACCCATCAAAAAGCGGGTGCGGTACGTTTGGGCGACTGTTAAATTCCGGGTGGAATTGTACCGCCACGAAGAACGGATGGTCTTTAAGTTCAACAATTTCCACGAGGTTATTATCAGGTGTTGTGCCGGAAATTATTAGCCCTTTTGCCTCGAGTGTTTCGCGGTAGTCGTTATTGAATTCGAAGCGGTGGCGGTGGCGTTCGGTGATTTCCTTCTTTCCGTATAATTCACGCGCCCTAGACCCGTTTTTGAGGCTACAAGGCCAGGCACCAAGACGCATTGTGCCACCCTTACGGTCGATTCCCTTTTGGCTTTCCATGATGTGAATTACTTGGTTGGCGGATTTTGGATTGAATTCTTCACTGGCGGCGTCGGCAATACCTGCAACATTGCGGGCAAACTCAATTGTTGCCAGTTG
This genomic interval carries:
- the rpmA gene encoding 50S ribosomal protein L27; the encoded protein is MAHKKAGGSTALGRDSQGQRLGVKIYGGSKVTAGAIIVRQRGSGYRAGTNVKIGKDDTLYARVAGIVKFQQKKLRSFHGKTIIRSLVHVLSK